The Selenomonadales bacterium genome contains the following window.
TAGTGCCCTACAGGACTAAAGGAAGGGGCAGAGAATCGATGCGAAAACTTACCTATCTTGCAGTGTTCGAGCCTGCACCAGAAGGGTACGGTGTGTATTTCCCTGATCTACCGGGGTGCGTTACCGTAGGAAGCGACTTCGAGCAAGCCCTGCAAAACGCGGCAGAGGCATTAGGGCTTCACATCTACGGGATGGAGAAGGATGGGGACGCTGTCCCTGCTCCCTCAAGGAGCCCTCAAATTGATGTCGATACGGCGGAAGGGTGCATTGTAGTACCTATAACCGTCTTCCCTGAACTGGTGAGAAACGAACTAGACAACAGGGCAGTAAAGACGAACTTGACGATTCCCGCATGGTTAAAGGAGCTAGCGGAGGCCCAAGGCGTGAACTTTTCTAAAGTGCTACAGGCGGCTTTGATGGACTATCTTGGGGTACATGCCCCGAGGTAGGCCAAGGCTGTAGATAATATCTATCAATCAGGGCTGCACACTCCGTCGGGCAGCCCTGATGGGTTTTCTCTCCGGTGTTGGAGGCCATAGCCCCGAACCAGTGGGAAGCGCTATGCGCCAGCAGCTTGTCGCAAGGCTCTAATCACCGCCTCGGCAGCTCACTCGCTTTCGCTCTGACCAAGCGCGCGAACGAAGCATACGACGACTACATCGGTAGAGTTCTCGAGAACGAGTTAGCGTGCAGAGTTAAACTGGCCGATCTGCAGGACAACATGGATTTGTCCCGTATTTCGCAGCCCACCGAGGAACATCACCAAAGCTTAGAGAAATATCGCAGAGCAGCGGAGCGGCTAAGTAAGGCTTTTCCGCCAAGCCACGTCTAGCTCAGGAGTCCCCTGACCCGTCCGTGCAATGTCGGCGAAGTTATTGCGGAGATCAAATTGAGGGAGTGGTGATCCATGGATAAAGAAGAATTGGACGTGTTTCCTTGATGCCTCTTCAATGACGCCTGACGATGTCAAAGGGCACTGGGAGATCATTTATCAAGGCGGCCAACCCTACTCGCAAAGAAAACGGCCTAGCTATATCTCAGAGGGCAAGCAGCTAATAGTAGTTGAGAACCTCGATGGGCGTACTGACATAGAAGTGGTGAGGGCTTTCTGCTACATGGGTCTTCTTGGCGGATACTATGATGATCCAGATACAGGGGAGTTCCCTTTGGCCAAGTTTGATTCCATAAGCGACTACTGGAGGGAGGAGTCGGCTGTAGTGGACATGAGGGGGTTATCCAAAGAGGTGCCTGACGCTTGTCCCGATTGCGGACCCAATACAGAGGACTTCAAGGGACCTAGTATGAGCGCAATAGTCGACACCGTTGCAGAAGCAAAAACCAGGAGGGGGTCAAGTGCGATGAATTTGTTTAGAGTCTTGGCGTCTGGAAGAAAGAGGTTTCAAGAAGAGCAGGCGTCAGCCGTGCTAGCGTGGCTGTTAAACCCGTCTAGTGGGCATGGACTGGGGAACCATTTCCTGTGCAAATTTGTAGAGAGCATCAACATAGTTGGAGCTGATCTCGCGGCGATGGCGCGCCTATGTGACTCGCATTCGGCCGATGGTGCCAGTGGCCACACCTTTGGCTGCTGTCTAGAATACTGGGTCGAAACTGCGTATATTGACGTGGTGCTCCTCGCAGGGAAGTACGTAATTGCGGTTGAAAATAAGATAAATGCGGACTCGGTCACTGCAGGGCAATTAATTACCGCATATGGGGGACTGAGACGGAAGCATAGCTCTAAGAACGACGTCGCGGGAATGATCTATTTGGTGCCTTACGGAAAGGACGACGGTGACTTGTTGGATGTGCATCTCCAACGCGAGTTCGACAGCTTAGTGGTCGCCCCAGGAGACTTTAAGAGACTGGTAACATGGCAGAGGAACGATCTGGGCTACCCTTCTGTAGCTGCGATGATCAGTGACATATTGGCAGATGAATGCGCTGGCCTGTCGGATCCAATTCCAGAATACACCAGGCACACTCTCAAGGCACTCAGCGCCTTTATCGCTGCGGACTTCAAGGGCTATGACAGAGATGTTTGCCCCAGCGGGAGTAAGTCGAAACCGAAAGTGTTAAATCTGAGAGATTTAAAGCTCCTCGCTGCGGGTTACGTTGGTTTGCAGGGGGGACTTGCCGGATTACTACAGATCCCCTCCCAAGAGTT
Protein-coding sequences here:
- a CDS encoding type II toxin-antitoxin system HicB family antitoxin; its protein translation is MRKLTYLAVFEPAPEGYGVYFPDLPGCVTVGSDFEQALQNAAEALGLHIYGMEKDGDAVPAPSRSPQIDVDTAEGCIVVPITVFPELVRNELDNRAVKTNLTIPAWLKELAEAQGVNFSKVLQAALMDYLGVHAPR
- a CDS encoding PD-(D/E)XK nuclease family protein, which codes for MTPDDVKGHWEIIYQGGQPYSQRKRPSYISEGKQLIVVENLDGRTDIEVVRAFCYMGLLGGYYDDPDTGEFPLAKFDSISDYWREESAVVDMRGLSKEVPDACPDCGPNTEDFKGPSMSAIVDTVAEAKTRRGSSAMNLFRVLASGRKRFQEEQASAVLAWLLNPSSGHGLGNHFLCKFVESINIVGADLAAMARLCDSHSADGASGHTFGCCLEYWVETAYIDVVLLAGKYVIAVENKINADSVTAGQLITAYGGLRRKHSSKNDVAGMIYLVPYGKDDGDLLDVHLQREFDSLVVAPGDFKRLVTWQRNDLGYPSVAAMISDILADECAGLSDPIPEYTRHTLKALSAFIAADFKGYDRDVCPSGSKSKPKVLNLRDLKLLAAGYVGLQGGLAGLLQIPSQELHIRQFQYTTMDMQGVAAWLPLDRFLELTEWLLGGRPPAAAWDVSLPAQTIKWVIAKCPGQSIYVGIRGGKKALDAMDLATINTKKWRMISASSPPTSEWVDGQEFTRIMNTK